One part of the Opitutales bacterium genome encodes these proteins:
- a CDS encoding DUF58 domain-containing protein codes for MAVEPSTAEILKKVRQIEIRTRRMVTESLTGAYHSSFRGQGMDFEEVREYVPGDDVRAIDWNVTAKMDRPFIKKFREERELTMMIVLDLSGSGDFGSSDQTKRERAAEIASVLSFSATRNNDKVGLLIYTDQVELIVPPKKGRQHVLRIIRECLYFEPKNHGTRTDLALKRLQRILHRKAIVCLISDFLDLWEETVDGKENPVASQIALVNQRHDLICINISDPREMMLPDVGWIRLEDAETGEIMEVNTSDATVREAFLRNNRDRIDLVEKTFRKVGVDGVTVDTAEPYVASLQAIFNRRGARV; via the coding sequence ATGGCCGTCGAACCTTCAACCGCCGAGATTCTAAAAAAAGTCCGGCAGATCGAGATCCGGACACGTCGTATGGTTACGGAATCCTTGACCGGTGCCTATCATTCCAGCTTCCGCGGCCAGGGCATGGATTTTGAGGAGGTGCGCGAATACGTCCCGGGAGACGATGTGCGCGCGATCGACTGGAACGTCACCGCAAAGATGGACCGGCCGTTCATCAAAAAATTCCGAGAAGAGCGCGAGCTGACGATGATGATCGTGCTGGACCTGAGCGGATCGGGTGATTTTGGCTCTAGCGACCAAACCAAGCGCGAACGCGCGGCAGAGATCGCCAGCGTGCTTTCATTTTCGGCGACGCGAAACAACGACAAGGTCGGCCTGCTCATCTATACCGATCAGGTCGAATTGATCGTTCCACCTAAAAAAGGACGTCAGCACGTCCTGCGCATCATCCGCGAATGCCTCTATTTTGAGCCAAAAAATCACGGCACACGAACTGACTTAGCGCTGAAACGCCTACAACGCATCCTGCATCGTAAGGCCATCGTCTGCCTTATATCCGATTTTCTAGACCTCTGGGAAGAGACCGTGGATGGGAAAGAAAACCCGGTCGCCTCGCAAATCGCGCTCGTCAATCAACGCCACGATCTAATTTGCATCAACATCTCCGACCCCCGCGAAATGATGCTGCCGGATGTCGGCTGGATCCGCCTAGAAGATGCTGAGACGGGGGAGATCATGGAGGTCAACACAAGCGACGCGACGGTGCGTGAAGCCTTCCTACGCAACAACCGAGACCGCATAGACCTGGTCGAAAAGACTTTTCGCAAAGTGGGCGTCGACGGTGTGACCGTCGATACCGCCGAACCGTATGTCGCCTCACTCCAAGCCATATTCAATCGCCGCGGAGCACGCGTCTAA
- a CDS encoding VWA domain-containing protein produces MSLVYPAAFLIALVAAVAIYFFMQSSQGRIRRRVGRFISKRLANRLLQHESRRITWSRNVLLLLSIVFLGFAAARPQWGNETIELNAAGIDILFALDASKSMLAEDIPPSRMQRSKMAIEALLPQIRGDRVGLIAFTGEAFLQCPLTFDTNAFRLALDAVEADIIPYRGTNIAAAIKEADAAFPENQNMKILVLLTDGEDLEASGIEAAREAAEKGMTIYTVGVGSRNGSRIQVRDRFGNINYLTNDDGTQVITRLDDDTLRHIAEAAGGLYVPLGVAGTGLERLYNERLSEIPDELRDSTEREISHERFTWFAIPGLICLTLSFFINNRRSRTLGQSMKAAAILTLSSFALPQYTEASAYTGTQQLQDGDIPAAQITLSLAAEEEPENVLLAYNLGVAAFRNDDFIKAAEGFKNALRTGDIVLQADAFYSLGLSQTLQALKVDVSTFDLLQINEQIRSLFETAAQALEAGEQALTNIPARRDAWTRCEQILRAVRALNENVSDQAPQPRARFSLLNEAQTNWLNAAELDPEAEDVSSNLDKLTSWIEQQGPPWKEFERHETMIPRIEAALEEMIQALKSPTEAVLQAEALADQWVTENRFIEAAELLNEVAKQDPTSIHFQDKRMRISAISNILAPPPPPDEAERSRAEGESESPLP; encoded by the coding sequence ATGAGCCTCGTTTATCCAGCAGCCTTCTTGATTGCGCTGGTCGCCGCCGTGGCGATCTATTTCTTCATGCAAAGCAGCCAGGGACGTATCCGTCGCCGTGTTGGCCGTTTTATCTCCAAGCGTTTGGCGAATCGACTGTTGCAGCATGAAAGCCGGCGCATCACGTGGTCACGCAACGTTTTATTGCTGCTTTCCATCGTTTTCCTCGGATTCGCTGCGGCACGTCCTCAATGGGGCAACGAAACTATCGAACTCAACGCGGCAGGCATCGACATCCTCTTCGCCCTCGATGCATCGAAGAGTATGCTTGCCGAGGACATCCCCCCATCGCGGATGCAGCGGTCTAAGATGGCAATCGAAGCCCTACTCCCCCAGATTCGTGGGGACCGTGTCGGTCTAATCGCCTTTACCGGAGAAGCCTTTCTACAGTGTCCATTGACCTTCGATACCAATGCCTTCCGCCTGGCTCTCGATGCTGTAGAGGCCGACATTATACCCTACCGCGGGACAAACATCGCTGCCGCGATCAAGGAGGCGGATGCCGCCTTTCCCGAGAATCAAAACATGAAGATTCTGGTGTTACTCACCGATGGAGAAGATTTAGAAGCGAGCGGCATCGAGGCAGCACGTGAAGCCGCCGAGAAAGGTATGACTATCTACACAGTCGGGGTTGGCAGTCGCAACGGGTCACGCATCCAAGTCCGCGACCGCTTCGGCAACATTAATTATCTCACAAACGATGACGGCACCCAAGTCATCACGCGCCTCGACGATGATACGCTGCGACACATTGCCGAGGCAGCAGGAGGGCTCTACGTGCCGCTGGGTGTCGCAGGAACCGGTTTGGAACGTCTATATAATGAGCGTCTTTCTGAGATCCCAGATGAGTTACGCGACTCGACTGAGCGGGAAATCTCCCATGAGCGGTTCACCTGGTTTGCCATCCCTGGCCTCATCTGTCTGACGCTTTCATTCTTCATCAACAATCGACGGTCGCGCACGCTCGGCCAGAGCATGAAGGCCGCCGCCATCCTTACACTCAGCTCATTCGCCTTACCGCAATACACGGAGGCTTCGGCATACACAGGGACCCAACAGCTTCAAGATGGGGACATTCCTGCCGCCCAGATCACCCTGTCACTGGCTGCAGAAGAAGAACCCGAAAATGTTCTCCTCGCTTACAACCTGGGAGTCGCTGCCTTCCGCAATGACGACTTTATCAAAGCGGCCGAAGGTTTCAAAAATGCTCTGCGAACCGGCGATATCGTACTCCAGGCTGATGCTTTCTATAGTCTTGGTCTGAGTCAGACTCTACAGGCATTGAAAGTCGATGTCAGCACGTTCGATCTCCTTCAAATAAACGAGCAAATTCGCTCGCTCTTCGAAACCGCAGCTCAAGCGCTTGAAGCCGGGGAGCAAGCATTGACCAACATTCCTGCACGACGCGACGCTTGGACACGCTGCGAACAAATCTTGCGTGCCGTGCGCGCGTTAAACGAAAACGTATCCGACCAGGCCCCCCAGCCCCGGGCTCGCTTTTCCCTACTCAATGAGGCCCAAACCAACTGGCTGAATGCTGCTGAACTCGATCCAGAAGCGGAAGATGTCAGCTCAAACCTCGACAAGCTGACGAGCTGGATTGAGCAACAAGGCCCGCCTTGGAAGGAATTTGAACGCCATGAAACGATGATTCCCCGGATCGAGGCTGCTCTTGAAGAGATGATACAAGCTCTCAAATCTCCGACTGAAGCGGTGCTTCAAGCTGAAGCCCTCGCAGACCAATGGGTCACCGAAAATAGATTTATCGAAGCGGCTGAACTCCTTAACGAAGTCGCAAAGCAGGATCCAACATCCATCCACTTCCAAGACAAACGGATGCGGATATCGGCTATCTCCAACATTCTCGCCCCACCCCCTCCACCGGACGAAGCAGAGCGTAGTCGCGCCGAGGGTGAATCCGAATCGCCGTTACCATGA
- a CDS encoding VWA domain-containing protein has product MFNFGQPLWLLALLLIPLFFFLKGRQGKPASVKFSSLKLLRKGPRPVKAASGLPILLFLVIPWALVVIALARPRLTETEENVQSNGVDIMLAIDVSGSMRAMDFFIEGQRDTRLEAVKTVVAGFIEEREFDRIGIVAFAEAPFLVSPLTLQHDWLKTNFARLEVGLISPGGTAVGDALGTSVNRLRELEAQSKVVILLSDGENNRGLISPSSAAEAAAAHGVKVYTIAAGSQDVVPFPRVDRNGRIFRDRNGRPIPGGRSNIPVDESTLKAIAETTGGRFYRATDTEGLERIYEEIDELEKTEVTVNSVSTHNELFAWPLWSALGLLCFGELLRNTRMRRIP; this is encoded by the coding sequence ATGTTTAATTTTGGTCAACCGCTCTGGCTACTGGCGCTGTTGCTGATTCCGCTGTTCTTCTTCCTCAAAGGCAGACAGGGAAAGCCGGCATCGGTGAAATTCAGTAGCCTCAAGCTTCTGCGCAAAGGCCCGCGCCCCGTGAAAGCGGCGTCCGGCTTACCGATCCTCTTGTTTTTGGTCATCCCCTGGGCACTCGTCGTTATTGCTCTGGCTCGGCCTCGCCTCACGGAAACCGAAGAAAACGTCCAGTCTAACGGCGTCGACATCATGCTCGCGATCGATGTGTCCGGCTCGATGCGGGCTATGGATTTCTTTATCGAAGGGCAGCGTGACACGCGCTTGGAAGCCGTAAAGACGGTCGTTGCTGGTTTTATTGAGGAGCGCGAGTTCGACCGCATCGGCATCGTTGCGTTCGCCGAAGCCCCATTCCTCGTGAGCCCACTCACGCTTCAGCACGATTGGCTGAAGACAAATTTCGCCCGACTCGAAGTGGGCTTAATCTCACCAGGTGGCACAGCCGTGGGTGATGCTCTGGGCACCTCCGTCAACCGACTCCGCGAGCTGGAAGCTCAGAGCAAGGTCGTCATCCTACTCTCTGACGGAGAAAACAATCGAGGTCTCATTTCGCCCAGCTCCGCAGCTGAGGCCGCGGCGGCGCATGGGGTAAAGGTCTACACCATTGCAGCCGGCTCCCAAGACGTCGTTCCCTTCCCCCGCGTCGATCGCAATGGCCGCATCTTTCGAGATCGTAACGGCAGACCTATTCCGGGAGGCCGCAGCAATATCCCTGTAGATGAAAGCACGTTGAAAGCGATTGCTGAGACGACAGGGGGACGCTTCTACCGAGCTACGGATACGGAAGGCCTTGAGCGCATCTACGAAGAAATCGATGAGCTGGAAAAGACCGAGGTGACAGTCAACAGCGTCTCGACGCACAATGAGTTGTTCGCCTGGCCGCTCTGGTCGGCTCTGGGCCTGCTCTGCTTTGGAGAATTACTCCGCAACACCCGCATGCGCCGCATCCCATGA
- a CDS encoding MoxR family ATPase, translating to MSLSLEQLKESIHRESEWIAQLRREMSRVIVGQKYLIDRLIIGLIANGHILLEGVPGLAKTLSIRTLASAINADFSRIQFTPDLLPADIIGTLVYNPKEANFFTKKGPIFANLVLADEINRAPAKVQSALLEGMQERQVTIGDETFTLPSPFLVLATENPIDQEGTYPLPEAQVDRFMLKLKIGYPSREDELEILDSMGKTTSDTEINAVIEMEQVLKTRSLVNEIYMDEKVKNYILDLVFATREPKAYKLDIESFIQFGASPRATIALTVASKAWALLQGRAFVTPQDVKTIGADVLRHRVIASYEAEAEGIESEDLLAKIFETVPVP from the coding sequence ATGAGCCTTTCTCTGGAACAACTCAAAGAATCGATTCATCGCGAATCGGAATGGATCGCACAACTCCGTCGCGAGATGAGCCGAGTTATTGTCGGGCAAAAATACCTGATTGACCGCCTGATCATTGGCCTGATTGCCAATGGTCACATCTTGCTTGAGGGTGTTCCCGGCCTGGCAAAGACACTGTCCATCCGCACACTGGCCTCCGCGATCAATGCAGACTTTTCACGGATTCAGTTCACACCTGACCTCCTTCCCGCCGACATCATCGGCACTCTGGTCTACAATCCCAAGGAAGCCAATTTCTTCACGAAAAAGGGTCCCATATTCGCCAATCTGGTCCTCGCTGACGAAATTAACCGGGCACCAGCCAAAGTGCAATCCGCTCTGCTTGAGGGGATGCAAGAGCGTCAAGTAACCATCGGCGACGAAACCTTCACGCTGCCCAGTCCATTCTTGGTCCTAGCCACGGAAAATCCGATTGACCAGGAGGGCACGTATCCCCTCCCGGAAGCGCAGGTCGACCGCTTCATGCTCAAATTGAAGATCGGCTATCCCAGCCGGGAAGACGAGCTAGAGATCCTCGATAGCATGGGTAAAACGACCTCGGATACGGAAATCAATGCCGTGATCGAGATGGAACAGGTCCTCAAGACACGCAGCCTGGTCAACGAAATCTACATGGATGAAAAAGTGAAAAACTACATCCTCGACCTCGTTTTTGCGACCCGCGAACCAAAGGCCTACAAACTCGACATCGAGTCTTTCATTCAATTCGGAGCATCCCCGCGTGCCACCATCGCATTGACAGTCGCTTCGAAGGCTTGGGCTCTGTTGCAGGGCCGCGCATTTGTCACACCCCAGGATGTCAAAACTATCGGGGCCGACGTCCTGCGCCACCGTGTGATTGCAAGCTATGAAGCTGAAGCTGAAGGCATTGAGTCGGAAGACCTCCTGGCAAAGATTTTTGAGACTGTTCCTGTTCCTTAA
- a CDS encoding DUF4381 family protein has protein sequence MRIQTPAKPPFSLTPDDFAPLRPHTSIPLFPEWAIYAFAAGAILLLVLVFWLMRGGKTKPLAARKINPLNEALEALRALEPKATEMETRIYSSAVSDILRGYIEHACSLPAQEQTTEEFLQAIQEHPLFDEATRDGLEEFLELCDLAKFAQQSVEVGEKQRLLKQARELIETLYRSITRNKQNENRPASPPPLPKEAATA, from the coding sequence ATGAGGATACAAACTCCAGCGAAACCTCCGTTCTCATTGACGCCCGATGACTTCGCGCCCCTGCGGCCGCACACATCGATTCCCCTGTTTCCTGAATGGGCAATTTACGCCTTTGCCGCCGGTGCAATTCTCTTGTTGGTGCTCGTCTTTTGGCTGATGCGTGGTGGGAAAACTAAGCCGCTAGCAGCGCGCAAAATTAATCCTCTGAATGAAGCACTCGAAGCTTTGAGAGCTCTGGAGCCCAAAGCTACGGAGATGGAAACGCGTATCTACTCCAGTGCGGTATCCGACATCCTGCGCGGCTACATCGAGCACGCCTGCTCACTCCCTGCACAAGAGCAGACCACAGAAGAATTCCTACAGGCCATTCAAGAACACCCCCTTTTCGATGAAGCCACCCGGGACGGTTTGGAAGAATTTCTAGAACTCTGTGATTTAGCCAAATTTGCTCAACAAAGCGTTGAGGTAGGAGAAAAACAACGTCTACTCAAACAGGCCCGCGAATTGATCGAGACCCTCTACCGATCCATCACCCGCAACAAACAGAACGAGAACCGACCCGCATCGCCCCCACCCTTGCCGAAGGAGGCGGCGACTGCCTGA
- the maf gene encoding septum formation protein Maf: MGRDIILASGSPRRREILGRIVSAFRVERSDADEIDTLAESEGSPEKFVSINAEMKGVDVSNRFSDAVVLAADTTVFLDDQVLNKPKSMEAAHAMIRLLSGREHQVLTGVFISNGRGDEPEIFVETSTVHFNPLKDTDIERYFTLVDPLDKAGAYGIQAGTDIILKQIEGSFSNVMGLPEARVRRYFAEILGIAILPRNNDD, translated from the coding sequence ATGGGAAGAGACATTATATTGGCATCTGGATCACCGCGACGGCGTGAGATTCTGGGGCGGATCGTCAGCGCGTTCCGTGTCGAGCGCAGCGATGCCGATGAGATCGATACCTTGGCTGAATCTGAAGGGTCGCCCGAAAAATTTGTCTCGATCAACGCTGAGATGAAGGGGGTCGATGTTTCAAATCGTTTCTCGGATGCCGTTGTCTTAGCGGCAGACACAACGGTATTCCTCGACGACCAGGTGCTCAATAAACCCAAGAGCATGGAAGCGGCTCACGCTATGATCCGTCTCCTCTCAGGAAGAGAGCACCAGGTGCTGACTGGAGTTTTTATTTCTAACGGCAGGGGCGATGAGCCTGAGATCTTTGTCGAAACGAGCACGGTGCATTTCAATCCCCTGAAGGACACAGATATAGAGCGCTATTTTACGCTGGTCGATCCGTTGGATAAGGCGGGAGCATATGGAATCCAGGCGGGAACGGATATTATTCTGAAGCAAATCGAAGGATCTTTCAGCAATGTCATGGGTCTTCCCGAAGCGCGGGTGCGGCGCTATTTTGCAGAGATTCTCGGAATTGCGATCCTACCCAGAAACAATGATGATTGA
- a CDS encoding BatD family protein gives MHGIIESVFLQLSILRRHPLSFLGLILAPMFYSTIQAQNARTNVTVSFEPNIIVVGQPSLLKITISSEQQSSGGFTVRGNIRGDFVLPNIPGLEMQRRTPSTQTRQINIAGNSRVTQSEIHSYVVRANTPGIYSLPSFEVQVGSEVFRTTGTSLEVIKEAAPGTGGSPLFVELVMPQEKVYVGETVKATVQIWVTEEISASQPVRVDKIGTAFAESARAQQFIRGRAQRDGTTYNTLSIPVTLTPVKGGLQTIQYQADMQIAEPDRGRSSTQSLLGSLGLPAMFNRNVSERRIVTDLREIPVKPLPLKGRPRSFTGAIGEFGIKARPTTNDAMLGEPIRLGIDIIGHGNFDRIQALELELGEDWRALNPESSFQGGDGLGYSGRKRFIYSLIPVSDEITQIPQIAFTFFDTALETYRTIKTEPIPVSVAPNPNAEDLDAYFDEFVTTSEQSDDDTSLFVTQLGTLSSVPTPLASVATVRWGNALLLALVSGGCIALAIRRKLEGDEFRKRLFAVRAAIENQQSAAEKNMVDQQSAPFLQAVSAQVRHAMGLSLGASTLAWTAEEIDTEVERVTSLPDEVSQDTRSFFADIEHYLYETNQTEEDIIFSDWTARTEKLVRAWIQYGEGQK, from the coding sequence ATGCACGGGATTATTGAGTCAGTCTTTCTTCAACTAAGTATCCTGAGGCGGCATCCCCTGTCGTTTCTCGGGCTCATACTCGCGCCGATGTTTTATTCCACCATCCAGGCTCAAAACGCGCGGACCAATGTGACCGTGTCCTTTGAACCGAACATCATCGTTGTCGGTCAGCCTTCGCTCTTGAAGATAACCATTTCCAGCGAACAACAAAGTTCAGGCGGTTTCACAGTCCGAGGTAATATTCGGGGTGATTTTGTTCTTCCCAACATACCAGGACTCGAGATGCAGCGCCGCACGCCGAGCACGCAAACGAGGCAAATTAATATCGCCGGCAATAGTCGCGTCACCCAATCCGAGATACACTCCTACGTCGTGCGCGCCAACACGCCGGGTATCTATAGCCTGCCTTCGTTCGAGGTGCAGGTCGGCTCCGAGGTGTTTCGCACGACAGGCACTAGCTTGGAAGTCATCAAAGAAGCCGCACCCGGGACAGGCGGCAGTCCCCTCTTCGTCGAACTCGTTATGCCACAGGAAAAAGTGTATGTCGGCGAAACAGTAAAGGCGACCGTCCAAATTTGGGTCACCGAGGAAATTTCCGCCTCTCAGCCCGTACGCGTAGATAAGATCGGCACGGCCTTCGCCGAGTCAGCACGCGCTCAACAGTTTATCCGTGGCCGCGCTCAGCGCGATGGCACGACTTACAATACGCTATCCATCCCAGTCACGCTGACTCCTGTGAAGGGCGGTCTCCAGACCATACAATATCAAGCCGACATGCAGATCGCCGAGCCAGACAGAGGTCGATCTTCCACCCAGAGCCTATTGGGCAGTCTAGGATTACCGGCGATGTTTAACCGCAACGTCTCAGAAAGACGCATCGTAACAGACCTGCGTGAGATACCCGTAAAACCGCTGCCATTGAAAGGCCGACCCCGCTCATTCACGGGAGCGATCGGCGAGTTCGGAATCAAAGCACGTCCCACGACAAATGATGCGATGCTGGGCGAACCCATTCGTCTCGGTATAGACATTATTGGCCACGGAAATTTCGACCGCATCCAGGCTCTCGAACTGGAACTCGGAGAGGACTGGCGGGCGCTCAATCCAGAATCCAGTTTTCAAGGTGGTGATGGCTTGGGCTATAGCGGTCGCAAGCGATTCATCTATTCCCTCATTCCGGTCTCTGACGAAATTACGCAAATCCCCCAGATCGCCTTCACATTTTTCGACACTGCATTGGAGACGTATCGGACGATCAAAACCGAACCGATTCCAGTAAGCGTCGCGCCAAATCCCAATGCCGAAGATTTGGATGCTTACTTCGATGAGTTCGTCACGACTTCCGAACAAAGCGATGATGATACCAGTCTTTTTGTCACGCAGCTGGGCACCCTAAGCAGTGTCCCCACTCCCCTGGCAAGTGTAGCCACAGTGCGATGGGGTAATGCTCTACTTCTGGCACTCGTGAGTGGTGGGTGTATTGCGCTGGCCATACGCCGCAAGCTCGAGGGCGACGAATTTCGTAAACGCCTCTTCGCCGTGCGCGCAGCCATCGAAAATCAACAAAGCGCAGCGGAAAAAAATATGGTTGATCAGCAGTCGGCTCCGTTCCTTCAGGCAGTATCGGCGCAGGTACGCCACGCAATGGGCCTCAGCTTAGGGGCTTCGACGCTCGCCTGGACCGCAGAAGAGATCGACACAGAGGTCGAAAGAGTCACGTCCCTCCCAGATGAGGTCAGTCAGGACACGCGTAGCTTTTTTGCGGACATCGAACACTATCTCTACGAAACCAACCAGACTGAAGAAGATATCATCTTTAGTGATTGGACAGCCCGGACAGAAAAACTCGTGCGCGCTTGGATTCAATATGGGGAGGGCCAGAAATGA